A genome region from Arthrobacter agilis includes the following:
- a CDS encoding TPM domain-containing protein, protein MRMLSRRTRVSAVLGAAVAIPLFSGAAAFADEPLTFPSGDYVIDNAGVLSPDEESELEAAIEDLRSQEGFTVRVAYVDDFENPTDRASWATASAQLNDQTSNEGMLAVAVDQGVAAYVVGSGSAIGGQGQAIYDEYIGPELRAGELAAAGTAAVQGTEDALAGNTGGGTGGGTSSGTTGSSGGSGLGGLVLVGGLVAVAGAGGYMLLKNRGTSSAQRKREQYGYGPVPSASGEVVDPLASVSVEDLRKRAGSLLVAADDAIKSSEQELGFAEAQYGSEAIATFAQDIAAARQHMSESFKLQQQLDDHIPDTEQQQRQWLGEIIRRCEDVNASLQANKADFDALRELERNAPEALRRAQAAAGEAQRRFAAAEQALRTLQGRYLETATSQVADNIEQARERLSFVDSAATEAESRMAAGDTGRAVVAVRAAEESVHQSTVLLDAIDKRAEELASAERELERALPEAEQDLAQAQAMDRAGQYRDLAGPIAAAQAAVETVRRERQSARSNPLALLQRLEAAHSQLDAALGGVRDQAENTRRAQDSLQHALIAAQSSISGTADYIRARRGGVGSEARTRLAEAERNLDYAVGLQRSDPVAALSHAQQASMLADQAAQLAEQDVDGFGRGGMGMGGYGGRGGDGMGGALLGGILLGSILNGGGGFGGGWGGGGYNDGGGGGFGGDGGSFGGGGFGGFDGGGGGFGDFGGGGGDF, encoded by the coding sequence ATGCGAATGTTGAGCAGGCGCACCCGCGTCTCTGCTGTCCTGGGCGCCGCCGTGGCGATCCCGTTGTTCTCCGGTGCCGCGGCCTTCGCCGACGAACCGCTCACCTTCCCGTCCGGTGACTACGTCATCGACAACGCGGGCGTCCTCAGCCCCGACGAGGAGAGCGAGCTCGAGGCCGCGATCGAGGATCTGCGCTCGCAGGAGGGCTTCACCGTCCGTGTCGCCTACGTGGACGACTTCGAGAACCCGACCGATCGCGCGTCGTGGGCGACGGCGTCGGCGCAGCTGAACGACCAGACCTCGAACGAGGGCATGCTGGCGGTCGCCGTCGATCAGGGGGTTGCCGCGTACGTCGTCGGGAGCGGCTCCGCGATCGGCGGGCAGGGTCAGGCGATCTACGACGAATACATCGGCCCCGAGCTCCGGGCAGGAGAGCTGGCGGCTGCCGGCACCGCGGCCGTCCAGGGGACCGAGGACGCGCTGGCAGGCAATACCGGCGGTGGGACGGGCGGGGGAACCTCCTCCGGGACCACCGGCTCCTCGGGCGGCAGCGGCCTCGGCGGGCTCGTCCTCGTGGGCGGCCTCGTCGCCGTAGCCGGCGCGGGCGGCTACATGCTGCTCAAGAACCGCGGCACCAGCAGCGCCCAGCGCAAGCGGGAGCAGTACGGCTACGGCCCGGTGCCGTCCGCGAGTGGCGAGGTCGTCGATCCACTGGCGTCCGTGAGCGTGGAGGACCTCCGCAAGCGGGCCGGCAGCCTCCTGGTCGCGGCCGACGACGCCATCAAGTCCAGCGAGCAGGAGCTCGGTTTCGCGGAGGCCCAGTACGGCAGCGAGGCGATCGCGACGTTCGCCCAGGACATCGCCGCCGCCCGGCAGCACATGAGCGAGTCCTTCAAGCTGCAGCAGCAACTGGACGACCACATCCCGGACACGGAACAGCAGCAGCGCCAGTGGCTCGGGGAGATCATCCGCCGCTGTGAGGACGTGAACGCCTCGCTGCAGGCCAACAAGGCCGATTTCGACGCGTTGCGGGAGCTCGAACGCAACGCACCCGAGGCACTGCGCCGGGCCCAGGCCGCCGCCGGGGAGGCGCAGCGACGCTTCGCCGCCGCCGAGCAGGCCCTGCGGACCCTCCAGGGACGCTACCTCGAGACCGCGACGTCCCAGGTCGCCGACAACATCGAACAGGCCAGGGAGCGCCTCAGCTTCGTCGACAGCGCCGCGACGGAGGCCGAGTCGCGCATGGCGGCCGGCGACACCGGCCGTGCCGTCGTCGCCGTCCGGGCCGCCGAGGAGTCGGTCCACCAGAGCACCGTGCTCCTGGACGCGATCGACAAGCGCGCCGAGGAGCTCGCATCGGCCGAGCGCGAGCTCGAACGTGCGCTGCCCGAGGCCGAGCAGGACCTGGCGCAGGCGCAGGCCATGGACCGGGCAGGGCAGTACCGCGACCTCGCCGGCCCCATCGCGGCCGCGCAGGCCGCCGTCGAGACCGTGCGGCGGGAGCGCCAGAGCGCCCGCAGCAACCCCCTCGCCCTCCTGCAGCGGCTCGAGGCCGCGCACTCCCAGCTCGACGCCGCCCTCGGGGGCGTGCGCGACCAGGCGGAGAACACCCGGCGGGCGCAGGACTCGCTGCAGCACGCCCTCATCGCGGCCCAGTCGAGCATCTCCGGCACGGCCGACTACATCCGCGCGCGACGCGGTGGAGTGGGCAGCGAGGCACGCACCCGGCTGGCGGAGGCCGAACGCAACCTCGACTACGCCGTCGGCCTGCAGCGCTCCGATCCCGTGGCGGCGCTGTCCCACGCGCAGCAGGCGTCGATGCTCGCCGACCAGGCCGCGCAGCTGGCGGAGCAGGACGTCGACGGCTTCGGCCGCGGCGGCATGGGCATGGGCGGCTACGGCGGTCGCGGCGGCGACGGCATGGGCGGCGCCCTGCTCGGCGGCATCCTCCTCGGTTCGATCCTCAACGGCGGCGGAGGCTTCGGTGGCGGCTGGGGCGGCGGCGGTTACAACGACGGCGGCGGCGGGGGTTTCGGCGGCGACGGCGGGAGCTTCGGCGGAGGCGGCTTCGGCGGGTTCGACGGCGGCGGCGGCGGGTTCGGGGACTTCGGCGGAGGCGGCGGAGACTTCTAG
- a CDS encoding PspA/IM30 family protein, producing the protein MVKQSIFGRIAQLTRANINALLDQAEDPQKMLDQMVRDYTNSIAEAESAVAQTIGNLRMMQDDYNEDVENARSWGNKALAASRKADEYRTTGDTVDAQKFDNLAKVAIQRQMAAENEAKGAEPTIASQTEIVDKLKDGLNQMRGKLGELTVKRDQLVARARTAQAQQQVHDAVKSIDFMDPTSEVGRFEEKIRREEARVRGQQELASSSLDAQFESLEDLGEQTEIEARLAALKSGSGSRSAIGQGSGENAAAGTPSTTGETAY; encoded by the coding sequence ATGGTAAAGCAGTCAATTTTCGGCAGGATCGCCCAGCTCACGCGCGCCAACATCAACGCGCTGCTCGATCAGGCGGAGGATCCGCAGAAGATGCTCGACCAGATGGTCCGCGACTACACGAACAGCATCGCCGAGGCCGAGAGCGCTGTCGCACAGACCATCGGCAACCTGCGCATGATGCAGGACGACTACAACGAGGACGTCGAGAACGCCCGCAGCTGGGGCAACAAGGCCCTCGCGGCCTCCCGCAAGGCCGACGAGTACCGGACGACCGGCGACACCGTGGACGCCCAGAAGTTCGACAACCTGGCCAAGGTGGCGATCCAGCGTCAGATGGCGGCCGAGAACGAGGCGAAGGGCGCCGAGCCCACCATCGCCTCCCAGACGGAGATCGTCGACAAGCTCAAGGACGGCCTCAACCAGATGCGGGGCAAGCTCGGCGAGCTCACCGTCAAGCGCGACCAGCTGGTTGCCCGGGCTCGCACCGCCCAGGCGCAGCAGCAGGTGCACGACGCCGTCAAGAGCATCGATTTCATGGACCCCACGAGCGAGGTGGGCCGCTTCGAGGAGAAGATCCGGCGCGAGGAGGCCCGGGTCCGCGGACAGCAGGAGCTGGCGTCGTCGAGCCTCGATGCCCAGTTCGAGAGCCTTGAGGACCTCGGGGAGCAGACCGAGATCGAGGCACGCCTCGCGGCCCTGAAATCCGGGTCCGGTTCCCGGTCGGCGATCGGCCAGGGTTCCGGCGAGAACGCCGCGGCCGGCACGCCGTCGACCACGGGCGAGACGGCGTACTGA
- a CDS encoding cryptochrome/photolyase family protein, whose amino-acid sequence MALTVVWFRDDLRISDNPALAAAADSGDDVVACYILDEETEGIRPLGGASRWWLHHSLAALGASLDELGIPLVLRRGAAGEVLPGIVQEASAHAVAWNRRYGLAERTTDASLKTSFAEQGVEATSYQANLMYEPWEVTSGSGEAYKVFTPFWRACLASRTPRKPLPAPEALRGPVLGSDRLDAWGLLPTAPDWAQGLRATWTPGEAGAHARLDDFLEDAAHGYKDARDRPAVDGTSRLSPHLRFGEISPFEVWHAAQDRKDSSTAEDIRVFGSELGWREFSWQLLYFNPQLATVNYRPEFDAFAWESSTEAELDAWQRGRTGYPLIDAGMRQMWEIGWMHNRVRMATASFLIKNLMIDWRVGERWFWDCLVDADAASNAASWQWVAGSGADASPYFRIFNPVLQSKKFDPQGAYLVRFVPELADAENVHEPWKGQAPGYPEPVVDLKESRQRALSAYKALSEG is encoded by the coding sequence ATGGCTCTGACTGTGGTGTGGTTCCGCGACGATCTCCGCATCTCCGACAATCCGGCACTCGCCGCTGCCGCGGACAGCGGGGACGACGTCGTCGCCTGCTACATCCTCGACGAGGAGACCGAGGGCATCCGGCCGCTCGGCGGTGCGTCGCGCTGGTGGCTGCACCACTCCCTGGCGGCACTGGGCGCCTCACTCGACGAGCTGGGCATCCCCCTCGTCCTGCGACGGGGAGCGGCCGGAGAGGTGCTGCCCGGGATCGTCCAGGAGGCCTCGGCCCACGCCGTCGCCTGGAACCGCCGTTACGGGCTCGCCGAGCGCACCACGGATGCCTCCCTCAAGACGTCCTTCGCGGAGCAGGGCGTGGAGGCGACGAGCTACCAGGCGAATCTGATGTACGAGCCGTGGGAGGTCACCTCGGGGTCGGGCGAGGCCTACAAGGTGTTCACCCCGTTCTGGCGGGCATGCCTGGCGTCCCGCACCCCACGCAAGCCCCTGCCCGCACCGGAAGCCCTCCGAGGGCCGGTCCTCGGCTCGGACCGCCTCGACGCCTGGGGGCTGCTGCCCACGGCCCCCGACTGGGCGCAGGGCCTCCGCGCGACGTGGACGCCCGGCGAAGCCGGGGCGCACGCCCGCCTCGACGACTTCCTCGAGGATGCTGCCCACGGGTACAAGGACGCCCGCGACCGGCCCGCGGTTGACGGCACGAGCAGGCTGTCCCCGCACCTGAGGTTCGGCGAGATCAGCCCGTTCGAGGTGTGGCACGCCGCGCAGGACCGCAAGGACAGCTCGACGGCGGAGGACATCCGGGTCTTCGGCTCCGAGCTGGGCTGGCGCGAGTTCAGCTGGCAGTTGCTGTACTTCAATCCCCAGCTGGCCACCGTGAACTACCGCCCCGAGTTCGACGCCTTCGCGTGGGAGAGTTCCACGGAAGCCGAGCTGGACGCCTGGCAGCGCGGCCGCACGGGGTATCCGCTGATCGACGCCGGGATGCGACAGATGTGGGAGATCGGGTGGATGCACAACCGCGTGCGGATGGCGACGGCGTCGTTCCTCATCAAGAACCTCATGATCGACTGGCGCGTGGGCGAGAGATGGTTCTGGGACTGCCTCGTCGACGCCGACGCCGCGAGCAATGCCGCGAGCTGGCAGTGGGTCGCGGGGTCGGGCGCCGATGCCAGCCCGTACTTCCGGATCTTCAATCCCGTGCTGCAGAGCAAGAAGTTCGATCCGCAGGGGGCGTACCTGGTCCGGTTCGTGCCGGAACTCGCGGACGCCGAGAACGTCCACGAACCCTGGAAGGGTCAGGCGCCCGGGTACCCGGAGCCCGTGGTCGACCTCAAGGAGAGCCGCCAGCGGGCCCTGAGTGCGTACAAGGCCCTCTCCGAGGGCTAG
- a CDS encoding alpha/beta fold hydrolase: MTTTTSSPTILLIAGHWLGAWAWDEVLEHLTTDDARAIAMTLPGLDGDDPGRAARTLDDQAAAVLDLLARLGVSEGRPATIVAHSGANAPVSLVLDRHPELVHRVVWVESGPMATGSVFAPDLPEGVEELPLPAFDVLAQQASLEGLSPEVLERFRARAVPEPGPVLRQPVVLTDDARRTVPTTLVCCSIPSAQVLELARAGHPVFADVATLEHLDVIDLPTGHWPMWSRPRDLAEAIRSAASRAS; encoded by the coding sequence ATGACGACGACGACGAGCAGTCCGACCATCCTTCTCATCGCCGGCCACTGGCTGGGCGCCTGGGCGTGGGACGAGGTGCTGGAACACCTGACCACCGACGATGCCCGGGCAATCGCGATGACGCTGCCCGGTCTCGACGGGGACGATCCCGGGCGTGCGGCGAGAACCCTCGATGATCAGGCCGCAGCGGTCCTGGACCTCCTCGCCCGCCTCGGGGTCTCCGAGGGCCGGCCCGCGACCATCGTCGCCCACAGTGGGGCGAACGCCCCCGTCAGCCTTGTCCTCGACCGGCACCCGGAGCTCGTCCATCGGGTCGTGTGGGTCGAGTCCGGTCCGATGGCGACGGGAAGCGTCTTCGCCCCGGACCTCCCGGAAGGGGTCGAGGAGCTTCCGCTGCCGGCCTTCGACGTCCTCGCGCAGCAGGCGAGCCTCGAAGGCCTGAGCCCGGAGGTCCTCGAGCGTTTCCGGGCCCGGGCCGTCCCCGAGCCCGGCCCGGTGCTCCGTCAGCCCGTCGTGCTCACGGACGATGCCCGCCGCACGGTCCCTACGACCCTGGTGTGCTGCTCGATCCCGAGCGCGCAGGTACTCGAGCTGGCCCGCGCAGGCCATCCCGTGTTCGCCGATGTCGCCACCCTCGAGCACCTCGACGTCATCGACCTCCCGACGGGCCACTGGCCCATGTGGAGCCGTCCCCGCGACCTCGCCGAAGCCATCCGGTCAGCGGCGTCCCGAGCCTCCTGA
- a CDS encoding helix-turn-helix transcriptional regulator gives MKRAERLHALSETLRRSGPRGCSAERLAREFGVSVRTVKRDLAALEDSGLPLWSRPGPGGGYGVAVGASLPPVSLSPAQAVALMAAVSAAPDAPYADLAAAGIRKILDVLDPRTRARADELAGRVWVDALPSSSRVIRSALEEAMAEQRVIRIRYTSGEGTTTTRDVEPVLFASTNGQWYLVGWCRLRNAMRWFTVSRIERASVTGTACGDHAVHEVGEPPANAGPVHGRSV, from the coding sequence ATGAAGCGGGCCGAGCGCCTTCATGCCCTGTCCGAGACGCTGCGCCGCAGCGGTCCACGGGGTTGCTCCGCCGAGCGGCTGGCACGGGAGTTCGGCGTCTCCGTGCGCACCGTCAAGCGGGACCTCGCCGCGCTCGAGGACAGCGGCTTGCCCCTCTGGTCGCGTCCCGGTCCGGGCGGTGGCTACGGAGTGGCGGTCGGTGCGTCCCTGCCGCCCGTCAGCCTGTCCCCGGCGCAGGCCGTGGCGCTCATGGCGGCCGTATCCGCCGCACCCGATGCCCCCTACGCCGATCTGGCAGCAGCCGGGATCCGGAAGATCCTGGACGTCCTCGATCCCAGGACCCGCGCCCGGGCCGACGAGCTGGCCGGGCGCGTCTGGGTCGATGCGCTCCCCTCCTCCTCGCGCGTCATCAGGTCGGCGCTGGAGGAGGCCATGGCCGAGCAGCGGGTGATCCGCATCCGCTACACCTCGGGGGAAGGGACCACGACCACCCGCGACGTCGAACCCGTGCTGTTCGCCTCCACCAACGGCCAGTGGTACCTGGTCGGGTGGTGCCGGCTGCGCAACGCGATGCGATGGTTCACGGTGTCGCGCATCGAGCGGGCCTCCGTCACCGGGACGGCCTGCGGCGATCATGCCGTCCACGAGGTGGGAGAACCTCCGGCGAACGCCGGACCGGTGCATGGTCGGAGCGTGTGA
- a CDS encoding UPF0182 family membrane protein, producing MIPTIIVVAVIVIAFVYLSQVYADVLWYQQLGFLEVFVTENLSRIVLFILAFLIMAGAVYTSLRIAFRSRPIYAPDSAIQDNLNRYQAQLEPIRRLLMLGIPVVLGAFAGTAASSQWQEVLLFLNQESFNKQDPEFKMDYGFYMFTLPFLSFVTGFLISVVIISAIATILTHYLYGGIRLEEKGLFTTKAARIQIAVVAALFLVLQGVNYWLDRFDTLLNQGTWAGALYTDVNAVIPTKAILAVAALIVAALFVASAFLGRWRLPLIGTAMLIITALLAGGVYPSIVQRFQVQPSELDAERQYIDRNIELTREAYGLDDVEVEPYTPTDVPQAGALGDDGQTTTNIRLLDPNIVSDAFSQLQQFRQYYQFPETLNVDRYEIDGEVQDTVIAVRELDTNGVPEGWVNEHAFYTHGYGVVAAAGSTVQPDGRPSFLQSGIPSTGVLGDDTTYEPRIYFGEESPEYSVVGAPEGRPAAEIDRPQSENSDTDSRTTFKGDGGPDVGNPFNRLVYALKFQSTDLLLSNQVTSESQILYDRDPVERVRKVAPYLTLDGNSYPAIVDGRVKWIIDGYTTSANFPYSTEQELESATQDSQTAEGLATALPAEQVNYIRNAVKATVDAYDGSVDLYAWDDQDPVLKSWQNVYPSSLQPFSEMSADLMAHVRYPEDLFKVQRELLARYHVTDTDAFFFNSEAWNVPADPGATSEGATTTAATDRQPPFYLTLQMPNQEGAAFSLTTPFIPFVPAGQTPRNVLYGFLAANGDAGTGEDGVKSEDYGRLTLLDSSGQDSVVGPGQAQNLFNSDTEVSQELNLLRQGASEVINGNLLTLPIGGGIAYVQPVYVQSSGSSSFPVLRRVLVSFGENVGFAPTLAEALDQVFGGRSGATTGDQENVGETPEDPATPPTEGEAAPTPSPSPSPSPTPSEGGTPGGATGDPAADLRTALGDANKAIQDGNAALAAGDFAAYGEAQDRLQDALQRALDAEERVSGSTGE from the coding sequence CTGATCCCGACCATCATCGTCGTGGCGGTGATCGTCATCGCCTTCGTCTACCTGTCCCAGGTATACGCGGACGTCCTCTGGTACCAGCAGCTCGGGTTCCTCGAGGTGTTCGTCACCGAGAACCTGTCGCGGATCGTGCTCTTCATCCTGGCGTTCCTCATCATGGCGGGCGCCGTGTACACGAGCCTCCGGATCGCCTTCCGCAGCAGGCCGATCTACGCACCGGACAGTGCCATCCAGGACAACCTGAACCGGTACCAGGCCCAGCTCGAACCGATCCGCCGCCTGCTGATGCTCGGCATCCCCGTCGTCCTCGGCGCTTTCGCCGGGACGGCCGCCTCCTCCCAGTGGCAGGAGGTGCTGCTCTTCCTCAACCAGGAGTCGTTCAACAAGCAGGACCCCGAGTTCAAAATGGACTACGGGTTCTACATGTTCACGCTGCCGTTCCTGAGTTTCGTGACGGGCTTCCTGATCAGCGTCGTCATCATCAGCGCGATCGCCACGATCCTCACGCACTACCTGTACGGCGGCATCCGGCTCGAGGAGAAGGGCCTGTTCACCACGAAGGCGGCCCGCATCCAGATCGCCGTCGTCGCGGCGCTCTTCCTCGTCCTGCAGGGTGTCAACTACTGGCTGGACCGATTCGACACGCTGCTGAACCAGGGCACGTGGGCCGGCGCGCTCTACACCGACGTCAACGCGGTGATCCCCACCAAGGCCATCCTCGCCGTCGCCGCCCTCATCGTGGCCGCCCTGTTCGTCGCCTCCGCGTTCCTCGGGCGCTGGCGCCTGCCGCTGATCGGCACGGCGATGCTCATCATCACCGCGCTCCTCGCCGGCGGCGTGTACCCGTCCATCGTCCAGCGCTTCCAGGTGCAGCCGTCCGAGCTCGACGCCGAGCGGCAGTACATCGACCGGAACATCGAGCTGACGCGGGAGGCCTACGGCCTCGACGACGTCGAGGTGGAGCCCTACACGCCGACGGACGTACCCCAGGCGGGAGCGCTCGGCGACGACGGCCAGACGACCACGAACATCCGCCTGCTGGACCCGAACATCGTGTCCGACGCCTTCAGCCAGCTGCAGCAGTTCCGGCAGTACTACCAGTTCCCCGAGACGCTCAACGTCGACCGCTACGAGATCGACGGCGAGGTGCAGGACACCGTCATCGCCGTGCGTGAACTCGACACCAACGGTGTCCCCGAGGGCTGGGTCAACGAGCACGCCTTCTACACGCACGGCTACGGCGTCGTGGCCGCCGCCGGATCGACCGTGCAGCCGGACGGCCGGCCGTCCTTCCTGCAGTCGGGCATCCCCTCGACCGGCGTGCTCGGCGACGACACGACCTACGAGCCCCGCATCTACTTCGGCGAGGAATCTCCCGAGTACTCGGTGGTCGGCGCCCCCGAGGGCCGGCCTGCCGCGGAGATCGACAGGCCGCAGAGCGAGAACTCGGACACCGACTCCCGCACCACCTTCAAGGGGGACGGCGGACCGGATGTGGGCAACCCCTTCAACCGGCTCGTCTACGCGCTGAAGTTCCAGTCCACCGACCTCCTGCTGTCCAACCAGGTCACCAGCGAGTCGCAGATCCTCTACGACCGCGACCCCGTGGAACGCGTCCGGAAGGTCGCCCCCTACCTGACGCTCGACGGCAACAGCTACCCCGCCATCGTCGACGGCCGGGTCAAGTGGATCATCGACGGCTACACGACCAGCGCCAACTTCCCCTACTCGACGGAGCAGGAACTCGAGTCCGCCACCCAGGACTCGCAGACGGCCGAGGGCCTCGCCACCGCGCTGCCCGCCGAGCAGGTCAACTACATCCGGAACGCGGTCAAGGCCACCGTCGACGCCTATGACGGCTCGGTGGACCTCTACGCCTGGGACGACCAGGACCCGGTCCTCAAGTCCTGGCAGAACGTCTACCCGTCGTCCCTCCAGCCCTTCAGCGAGATGTCGGCGGACCTGATGGCACACGTGCGCTACCCGGAGGACCTCTTCAAGGTCCAGCGGGAACTGCTGGCGCGCTACCACGTCACCGATACGGACGCGTTCTTCTTCAACAGCGAAGCCTGGAACGTGCCCGCCGACCCGGGGGCGACGTCGGAGGGGGCGACGACGACGGCGGCCACCGACCGCCAGCCACCCTTCTACCTGACCCTCCAGATGCCGAACCAGGAGGGGGCTGCCTTCTCCCTGACCACGCCCTTCATCCCGTTCGTGCCCGCCGGCCAGACCCCGAGGAACGTGCTCTACGGATTCCTCGCGGCCAACGGTGACGCCGGGACGGGGGAGGACGGCGTCAAGAGCGAGGACTACGGCCGGCTGACCCTGCTGGACAGTTCCGGTCAGGATTCCGTGGTCGGTCCCGGCCAGGCGCAGAACCTCTTCAACTCGGACACCGAGGTCTCCCAGGAGCTGAACCTCCTGCGCCAGGGTGCCTCCGAGGTGATCAACGGCAACCTGCTGACCCTGCCGATCGGCGGCGGCATCGCGTACGTGCAGCCGGTCTACGTGCAGTCCTCGGGCAGCTCGTCCTTCCCGGTCCTGCGGCGTGTGCTCGTGAGCTTCGGCGAGAACGTCGGGTTCGCGCCCACCCTGGCCGAGGCCCTCGACCAGGTCTTCGGCGGACGCTCCGGCGCCACGACCGGAGACCAGGAGAACGTCGGCGAGACGCCGGAGGATCCGGCGACACCTCCCACCGAGGGTGAGGCGGCTCCGACACCGAGCCCGTCGCCCAGCCCCTCACCGACACCCTCCGAGGGCGGGACGCCGGGCGGAGCGACCGGTGACCCGGCGGCCGACCTGCGGACGGCGCTCGGCGATGCGAACAAGGCGATCCAGGACGGCAACGCGGCGCTCGCCGCCGGTGACTTCGCCGCCTACGGTGAAGCGCAGGACCGGCTGCAGGACGCCCTGCAGCGTGCCCTGGACGCCGAGGAACGCGTCTCGGGGAGCACCGGGGAGTAG
- a CDS encoding YlbL family protein: MTQPVHVETHVPEEPTRPRDPRFRAMMVSGGLAVVLGAAAVLLPSPYVLETPGPTFNTIGEVNGQPLIHVEGRESFQPSGQLDLTTVFVNGGPNGPVNILDTFRAWVDPSANVLPEQLVYPEGTTSSDVKEQNAVAMTSSQESAIAAALAHEGIDFTEELSVAGLATDAAAEGILREGDILRTVDGQEVENITTLRSALDDAEGAPADLTIVRDGAPLDVSVTPKKSPEGDYQLGVMLASTFDFPFDVTIQLDNVGGPSAGTMFALGIIDTLTEGDLTGGRHFAGTGTIDSTGAVGPIGGIAQKLVGARSGGAEFFLAPAANCNEVVGHIPDGLTVVKVETLDEAVDAVETLGAGEDPAGLPAC; encoded by the coding sequence GTGACGCAGCCTGTCCACGTCGAGACCCACGTCCCCGAGGAGCCCACGCGACCCAGGGACCCGCGCTTCCGCGCGATGATGGTCTCAGGAGGCCTCGCCGTCGTCCTCGGCGCAGCCGCCGTCCTCCTGCCCTCGCCGTACGTCCTGGAGACCCCCGGTCCCACCTTCAACACGATCGGCGAGGTCAACGGGCAGCCCCTGATCCATGTCGAGGGGAGGGAGAGCTTCCAGCCCTCGGGCCAGCTGGACCTCACGACGGTGTTCGTGAACGGCGGACCCAACGGGCCGGTGAACATCCTCGACACGTTCCGGGCCTGGGTGGACCCCAGCGCGAACGTCCTGCCCGAGCAGCTGGTGTACCCGGAGGGGACGACGTCGTCCGACGTGAAGGAGCAGAACGCGGTCGCGATGACGTCCTCGCAGGAGTCCGCGATCGCCGCGGCGCTCGCCCACGAGGGCATCGACTTCACCGAGGAGCTGTCCGTCGCCGGCCTCGCCACCGACGCCGCCGCGGAGGGGATCCTCCGGGAGGGCGACATCCTCCGCACCGTCGACGGGCAGGAGGTCGAGAACATCACGACCCTCCGCTCCGCTCTCGACGACGCGGAGGGAGCTCCCGCCGACCTCACCATCGTCCGGGACGGCGCTCCGCTGGACGTCTCCGTGACGCCGAAGAAATCGCCCGAGGGCGACTACCAGCTGGGCGTCATGCTCGCCTCCACGTTCGACTTCCCGTTCGACGTGACCATCCAGCTCGACAACGTCGGCGGCCCCTCGGCGGGGACGATGTTCGCCCTCGGGATCATCGACACCCTGACCGAGGGCGACCTCACCGGCGGCAGGCACTTCGCCGGGACGGGCACCATCGACTCCACCGGAGCCGTCGGACCGATCGGCGGTATCGCCCAGAAGCTCGTGGGAGCGCGGTCCGGGGGAGCGGAGTTCTTCCTCGCGCCCGCAGCCAACTGCAACGAGGTGGTCGGCCACATCCCGGACGGGCTGACCGTCGTGAAGGTCGAGACACTCGACGAGGCCGTGGACGCCGTGGAGACGCTGGGAGCCGGCGAGGACCCCGCAGGGCTCCCCGCGTGCTGA